The Verrucomicrobiales bacterium DNA window TGCGCGCCAGCGTGAAACTCCGTTATGCGGAGGAGATCGACTACCGCGACTATGAGAAGCAGATCCAGAAAATGCTGAACACCTACGTTCAGGCGGAAGAAGTCATCCAGGTAGTGGAACCGGTAAATATCTTCCAACGGGAAGCCTTCGCGGCCGAAGTAGACAAGGCGAAGTCTCCTCGTGCCAAGGCGGACACCATCGCCAACCGCACCAAGAAAACCATTACGGAGAAAATGGAGGAGGATCCGTTCTTCTATCGCAAACTATCCGCCCTGCTTCAACAAGCCATTGAGGACTACAAGGCCGAACGGATCAGCGAGGCCCAATACCTCGAGAAAGTAACCGCGGTCATGGAACAGGTACGGGTTGGCACCCGTGAAGGCATCCCATCCGTGCTCCACCAAAGCGACTTAGCCAGGGCCTATTTCGGCGCCCTGAAAGAACACATGATGGACGGATCGAGCGGGGAAGATGCCCTCCGGGAGACCGCTCCTCCTTACCGCGCAAACGCTGATCGCGAGAAGACCGCTAACGTTCCAAGTGAGTTTCTCGCTGACTTAGCCTGCAAGATTGAGGGGAGAATCAACGAGCATGCAGTCGTCCGGTGGCGCGACAGCCAGGATGCTCAGAACCGGATGCGCAATGACTTGGATGACCTCCTCTTTCAAGCGCAACAGGAACGCGGTTTGAATCTGTCCTACTCTCAGATGGATGCCATTATCGAAGCCATTCTCCGGATCTCACGGAACCGGTCGGATGTCTGAATCTTCGACCATCTCAACCGCTGTGGGTGAGTGCCGGCTGCGGCGGTCAAATCGACGCACTTTGGCGATCAGCGTACATCCCGATGGCACCGTCGAGCTGGCAGCTCCCAAAATGGCAGCAGTTGACGCCATCACCGCCAAAGTCGCCAAAAGGTCGGGTTGGATCAGGCTCCAGCGACAACGGTTCGCAGAGATGAATCGGGATCGCCTACCGCTTCGATATGTCAGTGGAGCCAGTCATCGCTACCTCGGCCGACAATACCGGCTCAAAGTCCGGAAGGCAGAGCCGACGGAAGTTCGCTTGGTCGGCGGGTATTTCTTGATCAACGCCAAGTCTGACGATCAGGACGAAGTGAGAGCCTTGTTGGAGCGATGGTTCCGTAAACACGCTCAAGCTCTCTTCGCGCAACGGTTATCCCAGTGGTCCGAATGGTGCCGGGCTCGAAAACTGCCGGAACCCCGCCTGAGCCTGCTCAAAATGCCCAAGCGATGGGGTAGCGCCCAGCGAGATGGTCGAATCCGGCTCAATCCGGAACTGGTCCGGATGCCCTCCATCTGCATCGACTACGTCGTGGCTCACGAAATCTGTCACCTTCGATTTCCCACCCATGACCCAAGGTTCTACCGTCAACTCTCGGAGTTGATGCCGGACTGGCGAAAGATAAAGGCGCGGCTGGAATCCGAACCGCTTTAAGGTGGGGTGTTTTGTCCTCGGGCCAGGA harbors:
- a CDS encoding M48 family metallopeptidase is translated as MSESSTISTAVGECRLRRSNRRTLAISVHPDGTVELAAPKMAAVDAITAKVAKRSGWIRLQRQRFAEMNRDRLPLRYVSGASHRYLGRQYRLKVRKAEPTEVRLVGGYFLINAKSDDQDEVRALLERWFRKHAQALFAQRLSQWSEWCRARKLPEPRLSLLKMPKRWGSAQRDGRIRLNPELVRMPSICIDYVVAHEICHLRFPTHDPRFYRQLSELMPDWRKIKARLESEPL